The following nucleotide sequence is from Calditerricola satsumensis.
GGAACAGGAAGCGGTAGGCGGCGGGAATGACATCGTAGGCGAAAACAAAGGCCGATCCGATGACCGCGCAGACCAGAAGGTGGACCCCCAGCGCGGCGAGCGCCTTGCGCATGTCGACCCTCCTTTCCGCTGTGGTCTTCCTCAGTTTACCATGGAAATCCGGCTCACGCCAGCTCAACGCGTCCCCAGGCGAGGGATCTGGGCGAAGAGGCGTTTTCCCAGCGAGAGGAGGCTGGCGATCACGTTTCCCAAAGCGGGAAGCACGCGCAAGGCGATGCGCCACCAACCGGTGTCTTTGAGGATGTTGGACCCTTTCAACCAGCTGAACAGTTTCAGGGGCGACACATGGCGGAACAGGCCAGAAAGCATGGCAACGTCCTCCATTTCATGAGGGATGCGGAATGGCATCCTCCTGCGTGGCTTTCTGGATACTTTATGCGAGACGGCGAAAGGGTTGTGGATGGTTGTCCTTCCGCGGCAAAAGAAACCCTTGCCTATCCGAGGAGCGAACCGCGTGAAGAGCGGACACGGGCCGAGAACGGATCACCTTTCCCCTTGTGTCGCCTCGCCGAATGTGGTATCATTCACAGCAAATCCAATCGCATACGCCCACTTTCGTCGAGTGGGGTAGAGGCGCGGAGACCATGAGTACCCGCCGGGAGAGCCGGGGCTCGCCGAACGGCGGCGAAAGGGGGATCCGCCGAAGTCCCGTCACCACCCCGGGGTGGCGGGGCTGGGCCGGCATCGAACAGGTGTCGGACTGTCACGGCTTATGCAGCCGTGGAGCGCTATCCTGCAACGAGGAAGTAGGGCTTTGTTCGGCATGTCGCCATTGGCGCGGGGCGCGACGGCGGCAACGGCAAGGCTTCTACCCTTGTTGTTGCCGCCGTTTTCGTTTGGGAGACAAAGGAGGGAACCCGTATGGCGCTGATCGTGCAGAAATACGGCGGGACATCGGTGGGCAGCGTCGAGCGGATCAAGGCCGTGGCCCAGCGCGTGCACCGGACGCGCGAGGCGGGGCACGACGTCGTTGTGGTCGTCTCGGCCATGGGCCACACGACGGACGAGCTGATCGACCTGGCCCGGCGCGTCACCGACCGCCCGGATGACCGCGAGCTGGACATGCTCCTGACGACGGGCGAGCAGGTGTCCATCGCCCTGCTCACCATGGCCCTGCAGGCCCGCGGATGCCCGGCCGTTTCCCTGACCGGCTGGCAGGCGGGCATCACCACCGAAGCGGTGCACGGGCGGGCGCGCATCCTGTCCATTGACACCGCGCGCGTGCGCCGCGAGCTGGAGCAAGGCAAGGTGGTCGTGGTGGCCGGTTTCCAGGGCGTGACGCCGGACGGGGAGATCGCCACCCTCGGCCGCGGCGGATCAGACACCACGGCGGTGGCCCTGGCGGCGGCCTTGGGGGCGGACCGGTGCGACATCTACACCGACGTGGCCGGCGTCTATTCGGCCGACCCGCGCGTCGTCCCCACCGCCCGCAAGCTGGACGTCATCACCTACGACGAGATGCTGGAGCTGGCCGCCCTCGGGGCGGGGGTGCTCCATCCCCGCGCTGTGGAGTGCGCGAAGAAGCATAAGGTGGTGCTGACGGTCCGCTCCAGCTTTACCGAAGAGGAAGGGACGTGGGTCAAGGAGGTGGCCGACATGGAACAGGGACAAGTGGTGCGCGGCGTGGCCCAAGACAAAAACGTGGCCCGCGTGACGGCGGTGGGCCTGCCAAACAAGCCGGACACCCTGGCGGCGTTGTTCACGATTTTGGCCGAGGCCAACATCAACGTGGACATCATCATCCAGAACGCCTACGACGACGCGCGCATCAGCGTCTCCTTCTCGGTGGCTGGCGAGGACCTGCCGCGCACGCTGGAAGTGCTGACCAAGCATCGCGACCGGTTCGGTTTTGCCTCGCTCATGTCGGAGGAGGGCCTGGCCAAGGTGTCGATCGTCGGCGCGGGGATGGTGTCCAACCCCGGGGTGGCGGCGGCCATGTTCCGCACCCTCAGCGAGCAGGGAATCCCGATCAAGATGGTCAGCACGTCGGAGATCAAGGTGTCGTGCGTCGTTCCGCAAGCCGACGCCGAGCGGGCCGTGCGTGCCCTGCACACCGCCTTCCAACTGGACGCGGCGGAGCGCGTGACGGTGCACGGGTAAGGGAGTGGCGCGGACCGCGGAAGAGAAAGCGCGACGAAACGGGATCGGCTGCACCGGCAACGGTGTCCGGCCAACCGTTACGCCGGATGAGGCCGGGCCGTTTCCGACGCCGAGGGACCGACAGGCGTAACCAGGCCTGTCGGTTTCTGTTTGGTCCGCCGTCGGAACGCGCGGTCTTCGGGGCCGAGCAGGGCATCCAGCAGCGCCAGGTTGGCCGTTTCGTTGAGGCGGATGGCGTGGAGGTCATCGGGGGTAGGAAAGAGGTGGCCGGGCGGAAGCACCCATTCGCCGCCGATGTCGGCGCCGATCACGCGGGCATGTTGGCGGAAGCACGCGATCCACGCCAGCAGGTCTGCGAGGGCGAGGGTGCCCTGATCCCAGTTGGTGGCGGCCACCTCCGGGGAGAGGACGTCTTTGTCCACGGAGAGGTAAACATTGGGGGTCGGGAGGACGCTGCGCAGCCATTCTGCGGCGTTGGCCGGCGGCTTTCGCAGCGGAATCCACACGAGGTGCGGATGGCGTTCGTGGGGGAGCGGCTTATGATCCGGAGCGCCGATCCACAAGACGCGCGCCACCCACGGCAGCTTAAGGGCGTGCCGGACCCAGTTGCCGCAGGTGACGACGCCGTCTGCGTCGTGGGCGCAATCGCTGTGACGGTCAAAGAGGACCACCGTCAGCGGATGGCGCAGGGCGCGCAGCCGGGCATAGGTGACGTAATGGTAATCCCCCGCCCCCCAAAAGAGCAGGGGCGTGCGGGTGTGCGCCAGGGCCGTCTCCAGCGCGGCGAGGCTTTCCGGTGCCGCGTAATACTTGATTCCGGTTCGGAGCGTGACGTCCACCTCTTCATGCGGGAGGGCGCGCAAACGGTGCTGCCACGTGAGCGTCCCGTCCAGGTCGAGGACCGCAAAACGCTTCGTCACGCGCATCACCCCGATTGACCGCGGTGGTGCAACGTCCGAGCCGGAGCGGCAAAGGGGTTGCGCCGCGGCGAAGGGCTAGCGCCTGCTCCCCATCCGCTTTTTCAGGGCAAAACCCACGCCCATGGTCGCCAAGGCGCCGGAAAGGGCGGCGAGGATGCCGACCGGACTCCGGGAGGCGATTGCCGCGCTGACGCCGAGCAGCCAGGCGACCGTGACGAGGGCAAAGAGCAGGGCCAGGGGTCTGGGCATGGGAACCTCTCCCTATGCCGGACGGCCGTTACGCACGATATAGGCGATCTCGTCGGCCGCCGGGTGTTGGCGCGCATAGGCGATGCGGACATAGGCTTCGACGTCGTACGGCACGCGCCGCAGCGTGCAGGCGAGATGCTCCCCATCGGATTCCACCAGCGCGTACGAGGCGCGGGGATCGCCGTCAAAGGGAAGTCCCACGCTGCCCGGATTGAGCACCGGCTTGCCTGCCACCATCCGGACAAGGGCGTGATGGATGTGCCCGTAGGCGTACAGCGCCGCGTCCGGCTCGGCTTGCCGAAAGCGCTCGTCAAGCGTGGCCGCAGGCGCGTCGGCGGGCACGATGTCCCACAGGTTTTGCGGCGTGGCGTGAAACAGAAAGGCCGTTTGCCCGTCCGCCAGGGGGACGGTTTTCCGTTCCGGCAGTTCTTGCAGAAAACGACGCGCCCCTTTGTCAAGATTATACCACGTCCAGTGCAGTACAGCCCGCCAGGCTGCTTCCTGTTCGCCGCTGAGCGAAAGGCCCAGGGGCGAGCCGGCGACCAGCCATTCGTCGGTGTTGCCCTTGACGAACGTCGTCGGGTAGGGCAGCCCTTGCAGGCGCTCCAGCACCTCTTGGGGCATCGCCCCTTTGAAACAGAGGTCGCCCAAAATCCAGATCTGGCTGACGCGGTGCCGCTCCATGTCGTCGAGCACGGCGTCGAGGGCCAGCGCGTTGCCGTGAATGTCGGAGAGGACGGCGATGCGCAACACGTTTCCCTCCTTCTGGAATGTTCGGGATGTAGGGTACAGCCCTGTGCGTTTCTGCTTCTTTCATCGTACCGCAAACGGCGGGCGCGGAACGATCCCTCTTGCGGCGCAATGATGATAATGATAATATTTATCATCAGAAAAGGATCGTGAAAAGGATTCTCATTCTTATCCTGTCGCAGCGAGCAGGAACGAAGGGGTGTGGCGTGATGACGGTTCTCGTAGTCGGAGCCGATCGCCTGGGCAACATCGAGGCCTTTTTTCGAAAGCAGGGATATCGGGAAATCCTGCACGTATCCGGTCGCAAGGCGTCGGACACCGCGATCCACATCCCGTCGCATGTGCATATGGTGGTGGTGTTCACCGATTTTGTCAACCACAATTTGGCCCGGGTGATCAAGGCCAAAGCCAAGGAGCGCAACATTCGGGTCATCTTTTCGAAGCGTTCGTGTTCGGCGCTGGCCAAAACCTTCTGCTTGGCGTGACCGGATGGTTTTGGCAATTGACAGGGGTAGAGGACCAGGGGTAATATGAAAGTGAAAATTGATCTCATTTGGACGGTGAGGCCCCGTGCTCTACACGGTGAACGGATACAAGGACATCTACACGGTGGTCACGAATGAACGGAAAGTGGGCGGCGCCGTGGAGGTTGACGAGCTGCGCCTGCGCAGCGGGGAAGTGTTCCGCAACGTGGTGATCATGTCCATCGAGGCGGCGGAGAAAGGCACGTACATGGTCGGGTTCGTCACCGAAGACGGCCGGCGGTACATCGCGCATACGTCCGACATCAGCCTGATGGTGCAGCCGACGCACAAGCGGGTCAAAGACCTGCGCAACCCGGTGGCCCGCGAGGAGCTGATGAAACGCCGGCTGAAGTATTTGCGCCGCTTCCTTGAGGTAAACGAAGGGAACGATTCGTTCCTCATCCGCCAAGAGGTGAAGCAGCTCGTCAGCGACATCGGCTTCGAGAACGTCCGCTTGGCCGAACTCGACACGCCGCAGATGGAGGCCCTTCAGACCACCTTGCGCATTGCGTAAACGACAGCAAAGCACCCGATCGGTATGACCGGGTGCTTTTTTTGCTGGAAATGTGAAGGGAATGGGCAGGAGGAACGCCCGGAACGGAACCCGCGTCCTTACGCGTCGGGGTCCTCCAGCGTGCAGATGGCCTTGGGCTGTTTGATGCGCAGGACGACGCATTCGTAGACGCGGAAGAGGTAGTTCATGTTTTCCGTCTCCAGGAACGCCGTGTCGAGGTCCTCGGCCACGGCCAGGTCCAGGTTGTGCTGGCCGGTGGAAACGAGGACGCCGGCTTTGCCGCGGATAACCGGGGTTTGGTACACGCCGGCGGTGACGAGCTCCCGGATGTGCTCGATCTCCAGCACGTGGGTGCCCGGGTGCACGCGATGGAGCAGCGCATAGAGGTCCGGCGAGACGACCAGGGCATAGGGACCGGCGTGGCCGTGCTGCAACAGCTTGTTCCGCGCCTCAACGATGTCGGCAAAGGCGTTCCCCGCCTCCATCCAGTCGCGGCGAATATGGGTCAGGCGCCCTTTGACCGTCATGAGGCCGGGAAGGTCAAACTGCTCGTTCCCGTTGAAGATGAGGTCGTCCTCCAGCAGGGCGCATTGGGTGGCGGCATTGGCCGCGGCGCTGAAGTCGAGGGGGATGTCCAAGGTGCGCGCCTGTTCCACGTCGCGCCAGTACAGGATGAAGTCTTGGTAGAGCATGGGGATCGTCAAGTGAACCCGCCGGACCGGGGTGGTGAGCTGCGACGTTTCGCCCCGCAAGTCGATGCCGCCTGTGGGCGTCACCTCGTAGATGTCGTTGGCCACGCTCTGGATCCCCTGTCCGAGCGGGCCGTACAGGGGGATGAACCGGCGGCCGACCAGCTGGTTGCGTGCGGCGTTGATCACGGTCTCGTCCAATTGTTCCCATTCCTTTTCCGTGAGCGGACTGTCCGGAAACCGTGTCCGTTTGCTCATGGATCGCTCCTCCTTTGCACAAGCAAATTGGCGATCTGCGGGTTGCGTCACTGGCCAATCAGGCTGCCGACCGTAAAGCGGCGCTCTCGCCCGATTGGGCGAACGTGCGCGTCAACCGGCGGCTGAGCCGGCGCCGAGTCCGCAGGGGGCGCGCTTTCCGCGGAGGATGCCGCCGGGGGGGAGTTTTCCGGGCGGAGCTCTTCATCCTCGTCGAGGTCGAAGGCTGCTTCACCGGCCAGCGCGCGGACGAGCTCCTTCATTTGCAGGTAGTCTTCGAATGTGCGCTGGCGAAGCTGACGCAGCCGCTCGCTAACGGGAAGGTTTTGGAATTCATAGAGGGCCAAATCCAGGTGTTCGATAAAGTTGTGCAGGCCGAACGCCTCGAGGGCCAGGTATTGAACCAGGACCGCGTCGTCCCGCAGGTTGTGGGCGTTTCCGTCCGCTTCGCGAAGCCCTTTTTCCAGCCGGGGAAGAAACCGGTTGAGGCGTGCCAGATGATGTTCTTCTTCTTCCAGGAAGTGATGGTAGTACAAGCGCTCATGGTCGGTCTGGGCTTGTTCGATGATGGGGCGCAAAAGTTGGACATATTCCTGAACGGCTTCCCGCGTGCGCCGCAAGATGGGCAGCAGGGCTTCCCAATCTTGATGCATGGTTTCACCTCTTGGGAGGAAACGTTTGCTGTGTGTTCGTAGTTCCATTATGGGCAATGAGACGATTTTTTGCAAGCACAAATCCTCTTTCACTTAAATACGTGAAAATGAATTTCATTGGCCTTGGTCATCTTGTCTTTTCTCAACGTAGTGTAACCCACAAAACTGAAACGTAATCGCATGGAATCGCTCCCGCTCAACGGATGGACGTGCGGCGAACGCAGTCGGGGCCCCGGGAAGGTTGCCGCATTCTGCGGAAAGGGATAAGCGTCGTCTATGGCAGATAGGGACGGATGTAGGGTTTGAGGCTGTCAATGGCGATGGCAAAGCCGATGCTTTGGGATGGCTGGACCACGGCGACGTTCATGCCGATGACGTGGGCGTTCAGGTTGATGAGCGGGCCGCCGCTGTTGCCCGGATTGATGGCGGCATCGGTCTGCAGGACGTTTTCATACACATAGCCTTTGGCGCGAAGCGGACGATCCTTGGCGCTGATGACGCCGACGGTCACGGTGTTCTCAAGGCCGAGGGGATTGCCGACAGCCATCACCCATTCGCCCACATGGGCATCGCCCGATCGCCCAAGGGGCAGATACGGCAACGGGCGTGGGGCGGGAATCTGCAGCACGGCAAAATCCCGTTTGGCGTCGGCGAGGACAAGGCGGGCCTGGTGCACCGTACCGTTGCGCTGCTTGACCCAGATCGATCGCGCGCTGTGGATGACGTGCTCGGCGGTCAAGATGTACCCGCGCGGATGGATGAGAAATCCCGATCCAAAACTGCGGGTTTCTTCGCCTTTTCCTTCCCACTCGGGAAAGAGAAACTGCATCAGCCAGCGGTTAAAGTCGGCGTTGACGGTTTCCCGCGTCTGAATGGCGATGACCGCGTCGCGCACGGCGTTGACGATGGGAACGAACAGGTTTCCGGGATGGAGGACGGGACCCTCGAATCCCATCGGTTTCCGTTTCCGTCGTTTCATGAGCGCTTTCCCTCCCGGGCCGGTGTGGTACCGCAACATATGCGCAGGTGAACGGATGGCGTGCGGGGACAGCTATCCAAATTCACGGGAAAGCCGGAAAAACGGGCCATTCCCGTCAAATGAAAAGGCCGGCGGTTGCCGGCCTGTTCGCGTTTGCTTCCAAACGCACCGTTGGTATCAGTCAGAAGCGCCAACGATGACGAGGAGGATAAACAGCACCAACACCAGGGCAAAATCGTCGAGATCAAAGATGCCGCTCATGCCGATCCCCCCCTTCGTGCAGTCTCAGTCCATCTTACGAAGATGCCGGGCGTGCGGCACGGCGACTGCCTATTTTTTGGGAATTGGCGATCTGTCCGTCGCCCAATTCCCTTCAGGTGAATAGGGTATAGTGGTCGCGTTGCGCCGACCGTGAATTTCGCGGAGGAGGGATACGATGAGCAGCAGCCAGAGCTGCCGCCATGGCGTGTGGAACAACGATTTTCTCCTAGTGCTCGTGCTGTTTGTTCTCCTGGTGATCGTCGGGACGGTGGTCAACTGACGGGTTCCCCTCTCCTCTCCCGTGTTCTTGGCCAATGGGTTGCGAAGGGTTCTCGGTTTCCGTACTCCACCTGCTGCGGGTGGAGTGTTTTTCTCGAATAGCGTGCGGAAAATGTGGAAAGAATGCGAGTAAAACGAAAGGGGGTGTGCCGTATGGCGAGAATTCCCTTTTCCTCGCTGTCCCTTGGCGATCCGTTTCGTCCATTGGCGTTCAAAGCTTCGTACGACATGGATTTTTCGCTGGAGTGCTTGTACTGTTCCGGATCGCGGCTTGTGGGCTATCAGGTGGAGGATGAAAACGGGGTGCAGGCAGGCCTTGTCGTCTGCGAAGACTGCGGTCGGGTCAATGGAGCCTATTGATCGTTCTGTGTTACAATCGCAGGAGGCGATCAATCGTCACGGGCCGGTGAACATCGCGAGGATGCCGGCCTTTTGCATGGGAGGAAAGCGGCATGTGGCGATGGCTTCCTGCGGGCGTGTGGATGGGGATCATTTTCCTGCTGTCCAGCCGAACATCCCAGGATTTGAAAACCTGGTTTCCCCTTTTTTCTTCTTTTGATTGGGGGCATTTCGTGGCCTATTTCCTGCTCGCCTGGACCTATTATTACGCCTTGTGGCCCAAACGGCAGGTCATCCACATCAAGCGTTGGGCGGTGGCGTTGGCCGTTGCCTACGGCGTGACCGATGAAATCCACCAGGCGTTTGTGCCGACGCGCCATCCCGACGTGATGGACCTGTTCGTGGACTTTTGTGGCGCGGCCGCGGCGATGGGGCTGGCCCGGCTTTGGGAAGCGCGGAGAACCCGATCGCTGTAACGGCTGCCAATAAGTTTTCACTTGTCGGCGTCGAAAATTCGCTACAATCGATTTGAAGAATCCCGTTCTCGGGTGGGTTGCGGGAAAGGAGCCAGATGGAAAATGGAAAAGCGGTGCCGCTGTGGTGGGCGCATGGTTTTAACGATTCGCAATGTGGTGTATCAGGGGAGCTTTGAGATCGAGAACGTCCCGGTGCTGACCTGTGAGCGCTGCGAGCAAAGCGAAGTGGTGGAAGCGGTTAAGGATGACCTCAAGAAGCTGCTCCATGCTTTGGCGCGGGAGAGGACGACGCGGAAGGTGGACTTCGAGAAGGTCTCGGAGTGGGCCCACGTGTTGGTGCAGTACGCCGAGAATGCCCGCGTTCCGCTGCGCGACGTGATCGGCGAGCGCATCGATGATCTGCTCGACTTGTACCTGCTGGCCAAGTCCCTGAACGACGAAGACTGGATGCGGGAGATCCAGGATCGGCTCAAACAAGTGATCTGACTCACCGACGAGACAAAGAGGAGGCCAAGGGAGAGGAAGCGGCGTGACGGGTTCCGGTTATCCCGCACAATACCGGGAGTTTTTTGCGCGGTACGCAAAAGGGGAATACTGGGAAGCACACGAGGTATTGGAAGAGCTGTGGCAGACCGAGCGGCACAACGACTTCTACCACGGGCTCATTCAGGTGGCCGCCATCATGCACCAGGCCCAGCGCGGCAAGGTGGGCGGGATGCGCAAGTTGGCGGCGTCGGCCCTTCGCTACTTGGCGCCGTACCGGCCGCAGCACATGGGCGTCGATGTCGATCGCGTGGTGGCATGGCTGGAAGACCTGCTCGTACGATTGCCGTGCGACGTGAAAAGGGTGCCGCCCGAGCGTCTGGCCGATTATGGGGTGACGAAGCTTCCGCTGCCGCGGTTGTGATCCGGATCCAGAATCCGTTCAGCGGGAAGAATGGAGGGACCGCGGATGTGGACGCAGGAAGTGATCGTCACGGTGATTGCCCTGGCGGTGTTTATTCTCGTGCCCGTTGCGTTTTTGGGGTGGATGGGCTATATGATCCTGCGCGGAAAGGGGAGCGAAGACGTCTCCTCGCGCGAATGAGCCGGGGCGGCGGGTTGGGCCTGCGCCGCACGCCAGGGCAAACGAAAACGGCGAAGGGGATGGCGAAATCCGCCATCCCCTTTCGCGTTCTTCCCGGGCCGAACGTTTAGATGTTGTACATGTTGGCCCACACGTCCAATTTCGTCTGCACCTTTTTGATCACTTCATCGGTGAACTCGGTGGTCGTGGCGCTGCCGCCCAGGTCGGCCGTGCGGATGCCGTCGCGCACCGTCTCGATGACCGCTTCGTAGATGGCGCGGGAGGCCATCGTCGCCTCTTTCTCCTCGAAGTAGCTGAGCAGGGAGCCGGCGGCGAGGATCATCGCCATCGGATTGGCGATGTTTTTGCCCTGCAGCGACGGGGCCGTGCCGTGGGGCGCTTCGGCCATGACCACCTTCGTGTTGAAGTTCTCGTCAAAGCTGATGAGGAGCGACTCGGAGCCGGCGATGGAGCCGAACAGCTCGAGCACGAGGTCGCTTAAACAGTCGCCGTCACGGTTCAGGGCGGGGATGACGAGCGGCTCGCCCGACGTGCGCATCAGGAGGGCGTAGGTGGCGTCGATCAGCTGCGGCTCGTAGGGCACGTCCGGATAGCGCTTGGCGGCAGCATCCAGCTCTTCCTTAAACATGCCTTCGTAGATCGGGCTTACCGTGTACTTCGGCCCGCCGAACACCTTGGCCCGCATCTTGCGCGCGTGGCGGAAGGCGTATTCGGCCACGGCGCGGCACGTGGCCCGGTCGATCTTTTCCGTTCGGTAGGCGACCTCGTTCAGTCCGTCCCCTTCGCGCCACTCCTTGGCGCCGTAGGCGTCGCCAACGGCCATGCGCACCACGGAGATGGGGGAATGGATCCCGGCGACCGGCGTGACGCCCGGGAGGCGTCGCCCCGTGCGGACAATCACTTTTCCGTCGATCTCTTTACGCAAGATGGCGTTCGGGCTGCCGACGTCGCCCTTGGCTTCCGGGGTGATGGTGGCCGCTTTGAGGCCAAAGCCGGCCTTTTTCATCGCTCTGGCCGCCTCGTACACCACTTCGTTGTTCGTGCGGCGGCGGTTTTCCAGACTCAGGTCGAACACCTGGAAGTTGATTTCAAAGCCGATGACATTGGGCTCGAGCACCCGGAGCGCCTCTTCCAGCAGCTCCTGCCCGGTTTGGTCTCCTTGCATGACGACAACGGTTTTCATGGTTCCGGCTCACCTCAAACCCAGAATCTGCGCTAACCGTCCTCATTATACTGCTTTTTTAGATGCAAGGACAGAACGGGCCCTTCGGTCGCCGCTGTCCCTGTGGGGTATGGGCCTTGGCGAGACGGGAAAAGGTAAAACACGGGAGGTGATCCCGTTGGCCAATGCCGTGATGAAACCGCTCACGTCGAACGAGTTGGTCGCCCTCGACACGCTGCTCGCGTCCGAGGCGCTCTTGGTGCGCAAATACCTCGACGCGGCGCAAAACGTGCAGGATTTGACGTTGCAGCCGTTTTGCCGCGACATGGCCGAACGGCATCGGCGCAACTTTGATTTGCTGCTCCTCAGCTTGCAGCAGCACGGCGGCGTGACGCCGGTGCTCACCTCGTGACGGGCGAAAAGGAGGGAATGGGGCGTGTGGCAAGACAAGGAGCGGCTCGATGACCTCGCCCGCGACGAAAAGGCGATGATCCAGCTCTACACGCAGGCGGTGCTGGAAAGCGGCTCGCCCAAGCTGCAGCAAGACCTTGTTTCCCTGCTCAACGGGGCCATCCAGTCCCTCTCCCTGGTGACGGGCGAAATGGAAACCCGCGGCTGGTCGACGTCGACTGTGGCCGACGGCGGGTCCGTGCAGAACCTGCTTTCGAAGTACCAGGGCGAGCAGACGCAGCTGGCCCAGGAAATGACCCAGGCGCAGGACCAATTGGCGCAACAAGGGGCGCCGCAGACGGAAATTCAGGCATGACAGATGGCGAACCCTGCGCTATAATAATCAGAAATATTTTGGGAGGGAGAGAAACCGTGGCGGGCGAGCTGGAGACACTCCGCAAGCAGCTGGACGAGATCAACCTGCGGCTCTTGGAGCTCATCAGCGAGCGCGGGCGCATCGTCCAGGAAATTGGCCGCATCAAGGGCAAACAGGGCGTGCAAAAGTACGACCCGATCCGCGAGCGCGAGATGCTCGAGCGCATCAAGGCGCAAAACCGCGGTCCCTTTTCCGATGCCACCATCGTCCACTTGTTTAAGGAGCTGTTCAAGGCGTCCCTCGAGCTGCAGGAGGACGACACGCGCAAGGCGCTCCTCGTGAGCCGCAAGCGCCAGAAAGAAGACACGGTCGTCTCCGTCGGCGACGTGAACATCGGCGGCGCGGAGAAGGTGATCGTGGCCGGGCCGTGCTCGGTGGAAACGCCGGAGCAGGTGCGTGCGGTGGCCCAGTTTCTGGCCGATCGCGGGCTGCGGCTGATGCGCGGCGGGGCGTTCAAGCCGCGGACGTCCCCGTACGATTTCCAGGGCCTGGGTGTTGACGGGCTCAAGATCCTGCGCGAAGTGGCCGATGAATACGGCCTGTACGTCGTCAGCGAGATCGTCAACCCGGCCCACGTGGAGATGGCCGTTGATTACGTGGACGTAATCCAGATCGGCGCGCGCAACATGCAGAACTTCGAGCTGCTGAAGGAAGTGGGCCAGGCGCGCACGCCGGTGCTCCTGAAGCGGGGACTGGCGGCGACGATTGAGGAGCTTCTCTACGCCGCGGAATACATCGTGTCGCGGGGGAACACGCAGGTCATCCTGTGCGAGCGCGGCATTCGCACCTACGAGAAGTGGACGCGCAACACCCTGGACATCGCGGCGGTGCCGATCCTCAAGCAGGAAAGCCACCTGCCCGTTCTTGTCGACGTCAGCCATGCGGCGGGGCGGCGCGACATTCTCCTGCCGCTGGCCAAGGCGGCCTTGGCCGCCGGCGCCGACGGCGTGATGGTGGAGGTCCATCCCGATCCGACGGTGGCCCTCTCCGACGCCAAACAGCAGATCGACTTGCCCACCTTTGACGCGTTCCTGCAGGCCTTGGGCGTGGTCCAGGCCCAGGCGGTGCGGTAAGCGGAAGCCGCCCACGAGCCGAACCCGCAAGCCGATTGAAGGGACGCGAGAAGGATAGAACGGCCTCACCGTGGCCACACTAAGCAAAACGGTGGCAGGTGAGGCCGTTTTGTGGTGGACGAAGGATGCCAGAGGAACCGCCTTCGCCGTGCTTTTGCTCGTCTTCCTGTGCGCCTTGAGCGCGTCGTGCCAGTCGGCCGCGCCGCCGCAGGGCCACCCTTCACCGCTCGATACGGCCAAGGGGGTGCGCCCGCTGGCGACGGCGGAGGAGAAGCGGGCCCTGGTGCAGGCGGTGTACGCGGCG
It contains:
- a CDS encoding DUF309 domain-containing protein, with product MTGSGYPAQYREFFARYAKGEYWEAHEVLEELWQTERHNDFYHGLIQVAAIMHQAQRGKVGGMRKLAASALRYLAPYRPQHMGVDVDRVVAWLEDLLVRLPCDVKRVPPERLADYGVTKLPLPRL
- a CDS encoding isocitrate/isopropylmalate family dehydrogenase, whose amino-acid sequence is MKTVVVMQGDQTGQELLEEALRVLEPNVIGFEINFQVFDLSLENRRRTNNEVVYEAARAMKKAGFGLKAATITPEAKGDVGSPNAILRKEIDGKVIVRTGRRLPGVTPVAGIHSPISVVRMAVGDAYGAKEWREGDGLNEVAYRTEKIDRATCRAVAEYAFRHARKMRAKVFGGPKYTVSPIYEGMFKEELDAAAKRYPDVPYEPQLIDATYALLMRTSGEPLVIPALNRDGDCLSDLVLELFGSIAGSESLLISFDENFNTKVVMAEAPHGTAPSLQGKNIANPMAMILAAGSLLSYFEEKEATMASRAIYEAVIETVRDGIRTADLGGSATTTEFTDEVIKKVQTKLDVWANMYNI
- a CDS encoding spore coat protein translates to MWQDKERLDDLARDEKAMIQLYTQAVLESGSPKLQQDLVSLLNGAIQSLSLVTGEMETRGWSTSTVADGGSVQNLLSKYQGEQTQLAQEMTQAQDQLAQQGAPQTEIQA
- a CDS encoding bifunctional 3-deoxy-7-phosphoheptulonate synthase/chorismate mutase, translated to MAGELETLRKQLDEINLRLLELISERGRIVQEIGRIKGKQGVQKYDPIREREMLERIKAQNRGPFSDATIVHLFKELFKASLELQEDDTRKALLVSRKRQKEDTVVSVGDVNIGGAEKVIVAGPCSVETPEQVRAVAQFLADRGLRLMRGGAFKPRTSPYDFQGLGVDGLKILREVADEYGLYVVSEIVNPAHVEMAVDYVDVIQIGARNMQNFELLKEVGQARTPVLLKRGLAATIEELLYAAEYIVSRGNTQVILCERGIRTYEKWTRNTLDIAAVPILKQESHLPVLVDVSHAAGRRDILLPLAKAALAAGADGVMVEVHPDPTVALSDAKQQIDLPTFDAFLQALGVVQAQAVR